ATTTTCTTCGTCTCTTTTTTAGGTTTTCGTGAGAGTTTGGTAAATTTCGATTTTatgaaaacctaaaaaacagagttTATAGAgaggaaaaagagagagagagagagagagaggaagagAGAATAGTGTAGGCTGTGATGAGATGAGAGAGCTTTGAGAGGGAAAATAGGTTCGCCGACTTGGTTATATATTGAGATGAGGGAACAACATGGTTTGCAGCAATCATGAAAACCTCCCTGCCTCGCACACTAAACTATTAGCCTAATCCCTTCGAGATttgtttttacaaaaaaaaaatctatcctTTCCCCTtttttccttataaataatgtttttttttgcaCCTCTACAACAATTTTAGTGGTGTTTTTCCCAATTCTACGGTCTAAGTGCTCGGGTCGTGCCACATAAATTGTCATGGGCGAAAGCCAAAAGTAACTCGCCGTCAAAAATATTTCACGGAACGAACAGAAGCGTAGAGAGTGCAGTTAGCACAGACCAATTCAGCCTCCCCACATAAATTGCAGCACAGACCAATTCAGCCTTCAAAATTCTGCAGATGTAAAAGGGAATTCCCCTTCTGTATCCTTTCTGTTGTTCTTGTGTTTCGTTGTTTCCAAGGGTTTGCTTTGCCAGCCTTGTTGTATAAAGAATTGTGATGGAAATGGAACATTGCATATGTGGTGGCATTGCATTCAGAGATGCATGTCATTGGATACTCTTTTGAGTGGTCTCATCTCACCCCTAAGATTATCTCATGGGCATGCATTGAATCGTTCAACAGCCTATACGATTATATACAGAACTGTTCAACCTCCAGTCCACTGTCCTGTTCGTGTTAGTTCATTGGATGGTTCTCGGTCTGAAATGATAATTATTTGATCTCTCCAGAATCTAAGATCGACCAAAACGCCACACTTCCGTGGATGACTGATTCGTTGGAAGCAAGTCTGGATATACAAGCTTTGAACCGTTTCAAACACACAGTAAGATTGGACATTTCGTTGGGAGACAATGATTGAAGGAGACCAATACTTGAGTTTTTAAATCTTCCAGAATTTCAACGTACTGCACGTAAAGTAGCTTCACAGGAAAAGACATGTTGAATTGTCGTTCATAATTTCTTATTATACTGTACTTCCCATCCTCTGATTtcttttattgtctttgcttccCTTTTACTATGCTTAGATTGGGGAAAGTGGGAAACAAACAGTAGTCGCTATGTTGGCACACTGCACTCAAAATGAGTACCAGTATTCCCCTGGTCATCAAAGCCAAATTATTTCAGAGATGACGGTGGAGTGATCTTAATCAGCCATCTGGACTCAGTCATCACCATCCGACTGTCGTCCAGGTCAGTTATAGTCAAAAGTCCAAGTTACGACGAAAGTTCAACTATGACGCAACTAGTTCCTAACCCTAAATTGGACACTTACTGGGGAGAGTAGACAGAAAATCAAATTGTCTCAAACTGCAGCTACAAACACTTTTTTCCAATTTCCATCATCACCAAAGCTCCGCAGGAGGTTCTACGGCTACTATTGTTACAGGTAAGGTGAACCTTTCTCAGACATAATAATTGACGTCAGTAATACTCTCTTATTTCATCTTTATGAAAACCCAGGTAGAGAATTATTAGGTTTTACTTTTTAATTTATCAGTGTACTCTTATTATGTGTCTGCAATCAAAATTCTGCAAGTTCCAATTCTGCATTAggttttcattaatattttatgtGTGGATATTTGTTTAAGATCTAGTGCTTGAAAATGGGCTTGTTTAATATGTTTATAATACAAATATTTTGCTTATTCATGGGTTAAATTCTACTTCTTTGAAAGATTGTGTAAGAACCCCAAATTGGTGGTCCACTGTATGGGTTCAGTCACAAAAGGCTTCAAGTCTGGGACTTGACCTAACTAACTAGGTACCAGTTTGAAAGCGAATCACAGAACTAGTTTTACAAGAAAAGGTAAAAGAAAAAATTGATATAGAGAAATGATATCCACAGAATAagcataatttttgttttttttgaccaTTGAACTTTTGCGCAACCTCAGATTATAGTTTGAAGTATGTAGAGTTGACTTTATTAAGATGCAACTCATTTTGTAGTTGGATTTTTATTCTTGCACGCCATTGAAACACTGATGCTCAGCATACAACTGAAAGTTAAAGGAAAAGGGCTTAATATGTATCATAGTTGCTGTCAGAGTATTATAACGTTCAAGTGTCATGTTACTTGTCATAGTCACGCGGAAGGATCTGCTGACAGTGCTGTTACAGTGCGTCGTCCCGTTGGGGAGGCGGAAAAAGACTGGATTTTTGGTGAAAATGTTCTCCTGACCGTGCAGGGCATCCTCACAAAATGTCAGTAATTTTCTACAATTGCAATTATATCATCCATTCATTGTGATTTTGACGGCAAACTTAGTGACTCAATTCAAGTACTGGATTATAAGTTTGCATGTTTTAGAATGAGCTGATGTTCTACATGGTGAAAAGATCATCCTCACCTATATTAGCTATTGGTTCATACATATTTGGGCCTCACAGGCAACACAAACTTATGTAACCCCCAGTGTCATTTTAAGGCCTTCACTGGAACCTGCCTCCATATTATTATCCATATGTAACAATCATATGGGTACAAGTGCCCTGGCTGTTTTTCCGTACAATCAATTAGTCTTGTCAACTTTAGGTTTTATCTCTTTGTTTGCATTTTTGGCTAGCTTTGCATTGATGTTTAATGAGAAATATATAGTTGTGTCTTTGGTCAAGTTGTTGGTACTCACTCTCATATATACTCAATTTAATAGTTTTAACATTCCAGTCTATGTTGGCTCAGTTTGAGCTGAAATTTTCTGATGCTGAGAATATTTAGACGTGCAAACCTTAGCACGAAGTTCTCTATACTTTTGCAAATTATTACCAATATCATTTTTTGAGTGGCTTCTGCATCCATTTTATTCTCACTCTGTCAAGAATTACCATCCATGAGATTTAAATTCTATCTCCAAAAGGATGGAGTTAATGCTACATGTTTCTGTTAGGTATATGGTTCTTGCTCCCTGTTGTGCACACAGGAAATTAGCTGTTGATGAATACTACTTAATAGACTGACAAGAGTTATGGTgctccttttttcttttcttgtgtaCGCATCTCAGCATTCCACCCATTAGTACTTATAACTTTGTGTATGTATGTTGGTGCATTACACCTATGTTTCTGGAATCGAGATGAGAGTGTAAGAGTTGCAGTTGTTGATGTATATTGAGCTTATAGGATAGTGGTAAAATTGAACGGCATGGCATGGCATAAATGAGAACCCAACTAATCCTCTGAAGGAGGAGGCTGGCTAGCAGTAAGATCAGACCCTCATTCTCCGTCCGTCTGTGGGCCTTTAAATAGTAATCTTACTCTATGTTTCTTTTAATTTGAGTCATGCAAAGCCAAGCCTGTACTGGCACAAATACCAATCTATTTACCACATGAAAGCAGTTTAAGATTGTAAGCACGCATTGGTGTAGGGCTGGTTGGTCCTGTATGTTTAGTATTCTGATAATAATCCACCATCTCGACCAGACCCTTGTTGGAAGTTGTGGGTggtggtttggtatttaaatagcATTGCCGTTATGCACCCTTGTTGATTATTGTCAAATTTCGTAAAGATGCGTCCATCATCTTCATGAAACCATCACCTAATCAGCTCATGAGTCTCTGCCCGAATCTGTGATTCAGACTCGTAACTGTTCAACCGTCTTCCAGGTCAGAGTTTGTCGAAACCCAACTTAGGAGAGTTTAAGTTTGACAATCTTATGACCCTAACCCAATATTGGAAGCTTATTTGGGAGTAAAGGCACGTAATCAAATTGTCCCAGTTACAAACGCACTTCTGTTCATCTTCAAAGCTTCGGTAGGAGGTTCTTCAACTGTTTCCGTCAGCCTACCCTGATAGGTAAGGAGAACATTTGACAGATATGATTGATGTCAGTGATACTCGCCAATGAAACCCCAAGTAACCAACTTATAGGTTTCACCTTTCGTTTTCCAGCGTACTCTTAGGTGTCTGCAACCGGAACCAACTACTTTGAGTATCTGCTGATTTCCATTTACATTGTAATCGTCGATTATTTGAAAGTCGATGCTTAAAATTAGGCTTGTTTAGGAGATTGATACTACATGTTACTGTACCTGCTTTTTGTTTGAATCCTATTTCATATGGCATTTTTTTATTCGAGGATTTCTACGGTCTTATGTTTACATGATATTTCTCTGTTTTAAGGTCAATACAACACGATTAAACAACCGATAAAGGATCATATAAAAGTTTTTATTTCAATAAGGTTCCGTTGGAATGTTTTcattaacttcttcttcttttctgcgctaatgaattttgaatttcatttttttttctttatgaaaGACCCGTCATACACATGAATTAGTGGTTTGTTGTTCAGACATAAAGTGATGCAAATTTGTGACTTGTGACTAAGTAACTAGTTCCAGTCTGAAATGCTAGTTGGCAAAACTGAGATTAACACTATCGGCAGAGTAATCTTGCAGTTTTTATTGTTTGTCCAGTGGATTTTTTCTGTCAGTGGAGACTTTCACATTATTATTTTTGTGCACAATTTGGTTTTAGTGTGTTTTTTCTCTTGACTTGAAAAAAAGGAAGTTCTTGGTTCTGCAATTCCATTAATTATGTTCAAAGTTATCATATTATCATCTCTCATACTTCAATCTTTGGGCTCCAACATCATCATTACAGTCACACCTCACTTTACCACGATATGGTCAATTAATATGTCAGTGTCACGGCACGCACCTCATACATGGCACAAGATCTGGCTTTAAAAGTCCATGAAATGACCACTTTGCCATGTTCATTTCCTACATGCTGTCACCATCTATTACACCACCACAGGCATCAGTGTCTGACCACTATGCCAAATCGAACATATCACAACGCCGCACCTCTTCATCCCCATGACATGGCTTATGAACAATACCATTACAGTACTCTACCTGCATTACCACCTCACCTCTTTCTATATGGATTTGCTTTTGTTTCTGTATAAGCTAAAGTTTAATATATCTGCATTAAATTTGAATGGTTTATAGCTTAAGGGCGTATGCTAAATGAAAGTACTTCAATTTTTATATTCCCAAACATCTATTTGTGAATATCATTTCATAAGGAATGTCAGATTTTGAAAGACGTCGAGTTACCATGCTTGAATTTTTGACAAAAAACTTGAGTTTTTTAATTGGGATCTCCTTCACGGGAATATGAAATGTCGGGTCCTTTACGTGAACCTCATTTATGAAAATGTTGTTGTGCTTTTATCTTAACATTGTTATGCATGCCGAGCTTCAAATTCTCGTTACTGTTATCTTCTTTTGGTAACTTTTTTCTACTACTTACTGtatttctaatttttattttctttaaagttTTTAGTAACTGTTTATGGAGTGTAAGATGGAAACAGACGAAATTGAAGAACCTCCACGTACTAACCATCTTCTGCAATGGAGCCAGTGGCAACTTATAGACTCCATTCTTCCCACAGGGGGCTTTGCTCACTCATTTGGTCTTGAAGCCGCTATGCAAGCTCAGACCGTTATGGGGCCCGAAGATCTTAAAACGTTTGTAATACACTTGCTGGAGAACACAGGTAGCCTCCTTCTTCCATTTGTATATGAAGCAAATAAATCCCCCAACTTAGATACATGGACCAAGCTTAATAGAACACTGGAAGCAACCCTGACAAATGAAGTTAGTAAAAAAGCGTCAATTTCTCAAGGATCGGCGCTATTAAGAGTAGCTGCATCAGTTTTCCCAGAAGTTCCATCATTGAAAACCATGAGAGATAAATTACTAGGTTCAGGAACTGTATCTTTTCACCATGCACCTGTCTTTGGTCTCACATGTGGCCTTTTAGGGTTCGATAGTGGGACTTCTCAGAGGGCTTATGTGTTTATGACAATGAGAGATGTGTTATCTGCGGCAACAAGGTTAAATTTGGTTGGACCCTTGGGTGCAGCTGCATTGCAGCATCAGATTGCTTATGTTGCTGAAGAAATTGTTAGGAAATGGATGGATAGTCCTATTGAAGAAGCATGCCAAACATCTCCTTTGCTTGACACAGTCCAGGGATGTCATGGGTATTTGTTCTCGAGATTGTTTTGCTCTTGAAAAACTCTGCCCTTCAGTATATCATTTTCATTTGGCCAACAAATGAACCTGATTCATGAACATGTAAATAGGTTTTGTTATATTTTACCGTCAGCCCTTCTTTGGCCCACAAATCAACCTGATTCACGATTCAGATGATATTTTACATCAGTGTTACATTTTCTGAATGTCTCCAACCAACACACTGAAATAATCGACGCtgtatatgtctttatgcataaCACCTGCCAAACGTGTATGTTGTTCACAAGCTCACTACAGCCACTCTGTTGTTTTTTTCGTGTACTTGTGTCTTGGCTTTATCAATGTATATAGCATTGCCTGAATACAACAGACCAAGCATAGATAGGAGGATTATAGGCAGCTTTGAATTTCCCAAATCTGAGATGATGAACCAACTTTAgctaaagagtggtattttcatCACATTCTTTTGTGTCTCAAACATTGAATAATCACAAATTTTATTCAACCAATTGAAATTTAGTTAAACTTAAGTTTAATCTAAATTCATAAAGCTATTTTCCTAATTCGATCTCTACACAGCAGTTGCTATGTACAGTACAGGAATACACTGAAAATCCAGTAAC
This portion of the Papaver somniferum cultivar HN1 chromosome 11, ASM357369v1, whole genome shotgun sequence genome encodes:
- the LOC113325381 gene encoding urease accessory protein F-like, whose translation is MECKMETDEIEEPPRTNHLLQWSQWQLIDSILPTGGFAHSFGLEAAMQAQTVMGPEDLKTFVIHLLENTGSLLLPFVYEANKSPNLDTWTKLNRTLEATLTNEVSKKASISQGSALLRVAASVFPEVPSLKTMRDKLLGSGTVSFHHAPVFGLTCGLLGFDSGTSQRAYVFMTMRDVLSAATRLNLVGPLGAAALQHQIAYVAEEIVRKWMDSPIEEACQTSPLLDTVQGCHGYLFSRLFCS